From the genome of Streptomyces sp. NBC_01304:
GTACCGCCCCTTACGAGGGGGGTGATCTGCGGCGTTGCCGTTTGCTGGTACCGTAGGTGGCGCAATCTCGACGTCCTTTAAGGTCCGTCCCGTGAGGCGGAGAAGGAGGTCCGTTTCGTATGGACGCTTCAGCAGCTGAATCCGGTGTCGCCCGGCCCGTTCTCGAGGCCCCCGACATCGCGCGGGTATTGACCCGTATCGCACACGAAATCGTCGAACGCGCCAAGGGCGCCGACGATGTGGTGCTTCTCGGCATTCCGACCCGCGGCGTATTTCTCGGCCGGCGGCTCGCCGCCAAGCTCGAGGAAATCACCGGTCGCAAGATCCCGGTCGGGTCCCTCGACATCACCATGTACCGCGACGATCTGCGGATGCACCCGCCGCGTGCGCTGGCCCGTACCGACATCCCCGGCGAAGGCATCGACGGACGCCTGGTCGTCCTCGTCGACGACGTGCTCTTCTCGGGTCGCACCATCCGCGCCGCCCTCGACGCCCTGAACGACATCGGGCGTCCGCGCGCCGTGCAGCTCGCGGTCCTGGTGGACCGCGGACACCGTGAACTCCCCATCCGTGCCGACTACGTCGGCAAGAACCTCCCCACGTCGCTGCGGGAGACGGTCAAGGTCCAGCTCGCCGAGGAGGACGGTCGCGACACCGTGCTGCTCGGCGACAAGCCGACCGCACCGGCCGGCGAGCAGTAGCACTCGGTCTTACGACCCCCGAGAGCGCCGCTGCGCGCTCGCATGCCCGAAACTTCCGGTTCTTTAAAAGACACCGCACCGCATGGAGCCACACAGATGATGCGTCACCTCATCTCGGCCGCCGACCTCACCCGCGACGACGCCGTCCTGATCCTCGACACCGCCGAGGAGATGGCCCGGGTAGCGGACCGGCCGATCAAGAAGCTGCCCGCCCTTCGGGGACGTACGGTCGTGAACCTCTTCTTCGAGGACTCGACCCGCACCCGGATCTCCTTCGAGGCCGCCGAGAAGCGGCTGTCCGCGGACGTCATCAACTTCGCCGCCAAGGGCTCGTCCGTCTCCAAGGGCGAGTCGCTCAAGGACACCGCGCAGACCCTGGAGGCGATGGGCGTCGACGCCGTCGTCATCCGGCACGGCGCCTCAGGTGCACCGTTCCGCCTGGCCAACTCCGGCTGGATCGACGCCGCAGTGATCAACGCCGGCGACGGCACCCACCAGCACCCCACCCAGGCACTGCTCGACGCCTTCACGATGCGCCGCCGGCTCGTCGGCCGGGACGCGGGCCTGGGCAAGGACCTCGCGGGCAAGCGGATCACGATCGTCGGCGACATCCTGCACGGCCGGGTCGCCCGCTCCAACGTGGACCTGCTGCACACCCTCGGCGCCGAGGTCACGCTGGTCGCGCCGCCCACTCTGGTGCCGGTCGGCGTCGAGAGCTGGCCGTGCGAGGTGTCGTACGACCTGGACAGCACGCTGCCCAAGAGCGACGCCGTGATGATGCTGCGGGTGCAGCGCGAGCGGATGAACGCCGCGTTCTTCCCGACCGAGCGCGAGTACTCGCGCCGCTACGGCCTCGACGGCGACCGCATGGCGAAGATGCCCGAGCACGCCATCGTGATGCACCCCGGCCCGATGGTCCGCGGCATGGAGATCACCGCCGAGGTCGCCGACTCCAAGCGCTGCACCGCCATCGAGCAGGTCGCCAACGGCGTCCACACGCGCATGGCGGTCCTCTATCTGCTTCTCGGCGGCAACGAGCCCGCCGTCACCCACGCCCGGCCCATCGATTCGGAGAACAAGTAACCATGAGCAAGATCCTTATCCGTGGCGCGAAGGTCCTGGGTGGCGAGCCGCAGGACGTCCTGATCGACGGCGAGACCATCGAGGCCGTCGGTACGGGCCTGAGTGCCGAGGGCGCGACCGTCGTCGAGGCCGAGGGCCAGGTGCTCCTGCCGGGCCTCGTCGACCTGCACACCCACCTGCGCGAGCCCGGCCGTGAGGACTCCGAGACCGTCCTGACCGGCACCAAGGCCGCCGCCAAGGGCGGCTGGACCGCCGTGCACGCCATGGCCAACACCTTCCCCGTCGCCGACACCGCGGGCGTCGTCGAGCAGGTCTGGCGCCTCGGCCGCGAGTCGGGCTACTGCGACGTGCAGCCCATCGGCGCCGTGACCGTCGGGCTCGAGGGCAAGCAGCTCGCCGAGCTCGGCGCGATGCACGAGTCCGCGGCCGGCGTCATGGTCTTCTCCGACGACGGCAAGTGCGTGGACGACGCCGTGATGATGCGGCGCGCGCTCGAGTACGTGAAGGCCTTCGACGGTGTCGTCGCCCAGCACGCGCAGGAGCCCCGCCTCACCGAGGGCGCCCAGATGAACGAGGGCATCGTCTCCGCCGAGCTGGGCCTGGGTGGCTGGCCGGCCGTCGCCGAGGAGTCGATCATCGCCCGCGACGTGCTGCTCGCCGAGCACGTCGGCTCCCGCGTGCACATCTGCCATCTGTCGACCGCAGGTTCGGTGGAGATCGTCCGCTGGGCGAAGTCCCGCGGCATCGATGTGACCGCCGAGGTCACGCCGCACCACCTCCTGCTCACCGACGAGCTGGTCCGCTCGTACGACCCGGTCTACAAGGTGAACCCGCCGCTGCGCACCGAGACCGACGTGATGGCGCTGCGCGAGGCGCTGGCCGACGGCACGATCGACATCGTCGCCACCGACCACGCCCCGCACCCGCACGAGGACAAGGACTGCGAGTGGGCCGCCGCCGCCATGGGCATGGTCGGCCTGGAGACCGCGCTGTCCGTGGTCCAGCACACGATGGTCGACTCCGGGCTGCTCGACTGGGCGGGCGTCGCCCAGCGCATGTCGGTCAACCCGGCGAAGATCGGCCGCCTGGAGGGCCACGGCCGTCCCGTCTCGGCAGGTGAGCCCGCCAACCTCACGCTGGTCGATCCGGCATACCGTGGGTCCGTGGACCCCGCGGGCTTCGCCTCCCGCAGCCGCAACACCCCCTTCGAGGGCCGTGAGCTGCCGGGGCGCGTCACCCACACCTTCCTGCGGGGCCGGGCAACGGTCATCGACGGGAAGCTGGCGTGAGCACACCTTTCAGCACTATCGGCACATCGCTGCTGGTCAACACGGCCGCCGGGGAGAAGTCCCAGGAGGTCACGGACTGGCCGGCGCGCGCTGCCTGGGGCATCGGGCTCGTCGTCTTCGTCGTGTTCGTGTACTGGCTGATGCGGCAGGGCTGGAAGTGGCGCGGATCGCTCCAGGGCGACCTGCCCGAGCTTCCCGCCGTGCCGTCCGAGCCGGGCCCGGCGAAACTTGAGCTGAGCGGCCGGTACCACGGGTCCACCACGGCCGGGCAGTGGCTCGACCGGATCGTGGCCCACGGTCTCGGCACCCGCAGCAGGGCCGAGCTGACGCTCACCGACGCAGGGCTCGCGGTCGTACGCCCCGGAGCGGACGACTTCTTCGTCCCGGCGGCGGCGCTGCGCGAGGCCCGCCTCGACAAGGGCATCGCGGGCAAGGTCCTCGCCGAGGGCGGTCTGCTCGTCGTCACCTGGGCGCACGGCGACAAGCTGATCGACTCCGGTTTCCGCTCCGACCACGCCGCCGAGCACGCGGCCTGGGTCGAAGCCATCAACTCCATGATCATCAACACCGAAACGACGGAAGGCGCCGCACGATGACGACCTCCACAAGGGGATCCGCTTCTCAAAAGAAAGCTGCTCCCGCCGTACTCGTCCTGGAGGACGGCCGGATCTTCCGCGGCCGCGCCTACGGGGCCGTGGGGGAGACCTTCGGCGAGGCCGTGTTCTCCACCGGCATGACCGGCTACCAGGAGACCCTCACCGACCCGTCGTACCACCGCCAGGTCGTCGTGATGACCGCGCCGCACGTCGGCAACACCGGCGTCAACGACGAGGACCCCGAGTCGGGCCAGATCTGGGTCGCGGGTTATGTCGTACGCGACCCCGCCCGCGTCCCGTCCAACTGGCGCTCCCAGCGTTCGCTGGACGAGGAGCTCGTCAAGCAGGGCGTCGTCGGCATCTCCGGCGTCGACACCCGCGCCCTGACCCGGCACCTGCGCGAGCGCGGCGCCATGCGCGTCGGCATCTTCTCCGGCGAGAAGGTCGCGGACGACGCGTCGCTGCTCGCCCGGGTCAAGGAAGCCCCGCAGATGAAGGGCGCCAACCTGTCCGCCGAGGTCGCCACCAAGGAGACGTACGTCGTCCCCGCGATCGGCACCAAGAAGTTCACGGTCGCGGCCGTGGACCTCGGCATCAAGGGCATGACCCCGCACCGCATGGCCGAGCGCGGCATCGAGGTGCACGTGCTGCCCGCGACCGCCACGGTCGAGGACGTGTACGCCGTGAACCCCGACGGTGTGTTCTTCTCCAACGGTCCCGGTGACCCGGCCACCGCCGACGGTCCCGTCTCCGTCATGCAGGGCGTGCTCGAGCGCAAGACGCCGCTGTTCGGCATCTGCTTCGGCAACCAGATCCTGGGGCGCGCGCTCGGCTTCGGCACCTACAAGCTGAAGTACGGCCACCGCGGCATCAACCAGCCGGTGCAGGACCGCACCACCGGCAAGGTCGAGGTCACCGCGCACAACCACGGCTTCGCCGTCGACGCGCCCCTCGACAAGGTCTCGGACACCCCCTTCGGGCGGGCCGAGGTCTCTCACGTATGCCTCAACGACCAGGTGGTGGAGGGGCTTCAGCTCCTCGACCAGCCGGCGTTCAGCGTCCAGTACCACCCCGAGGCGGCCGCGGGCCCGCACGACGCCGCGTACCTCTTCGACCGCTTCGTAGACCTCATGGAGGCCGAGCGTGCCTAAGCGCACCGATATCCAGTCCGTCCTGGTCATCGGCTCCGGCCCGATCGTCATCGGCCAGGCCGCCGAGTTCGACTACTCCGGCACCCAGGCCTGCCGCGTGCTCAAGGCCGAGGGCCTGCGCGTCATCCTGGTCAACTCCAACCCGGCCACGATCATGACCGACCCGGAGATCGCCGACGCCACGTACGTCGAGCCGATCACCCCCGAGTTCGTCGAGAAGATCATCGCCAAGGAGCGCCCCGACGCGCTGCTCCCCACCCTCGGTGGCCAGACCGCGCTCAACACCGCGATCTCCATGCACGAGCAGGGTGTGCTTGAGAAGTACAACGTCGAGCTCATCGGCGCCAACGTCGAGGCCATCAACAAGGGCGAGGACCGCGAGCTCTTCAAGGGCGTCGTCGAAGAGGTCAACAAGAAGATCGGGCACGGCGAGTCCGCCCGCTCGTACATCTGCCACTCCATGGACGACGTCCTCAAGGGCGTCGAGGAGCTCGGCGGCTACCCCGTCGTCGTCCGCCCCTCCTTCACCATGGGCGGCGCCGGCTCCGGCTTCGCGCACGACGAGGAGGAGCTGCGCCGCATCGCCGGTCAGGGCCTCACGCTCTCGCCGACCACCGAGGTGCTCCTGGAGGAGTCCATCCTCGGCTGGAAGGAGTACGAGCTGGAGCTGATGCGCGACAAGAACGACAACGTCGTGGTCGTCTGTTCCATCGAGAACTTCGACCCGATGGGCGTGCACACCGGCGACTCGATCACCGTCGCGCCCGCCATGACGCTCACCGACCGCGAGTACCAGCGGCTGCGTGACGTCGGTATCGCGATCATCCGCGAGGTCGGCGTCGACACCGGCGGCTGCAACATCCAGTTCGCGATCGACCCGGTCGACGGCCGCGTCATCGTGATCGAGATGAACCCGCGTGTGTCGCGTTCCTCGGCTCTCGCCTCCAAGGCGACCGGCTTCCCGATCGCCAAGATCGCCGCGAAGCTGGCCGTCGGCTACACGTTGGACGAGATCCCGAACGACATCACCGAGAAGACCCCGGCGTCCTTCGAGCCGACCCTCGACTACGTCGTGGTCAAGGCCCCGCGGTTCGCCTTCGAGAAGTTCCCGTCCGCAGACTCCACCCTCACCACCACCATGAAGTCGGTGGGCGAGGCCATGGCGATCGGCCGCAACTTCACCGAGGCCTTCCAGAAGGCGCTGCGCTCGCTGGAGAAGAAGGGCTCGCAGTTCTCCTTCGTCGGCCCGGTCGGCGACAAGAAGGAGCTCCTCGAGCTCTCGGTCCGCCCGACCGACGGGCGCATCAACATCGTCATGAACGCGATCCGCGCAGGCGCCACCCAGGAGGAGATCTTCGAGTACACGAAGATCGACCCCTGGTTCGTCGACCAGCTCTTCCTCATCAAGGAAGTCGCCGACGAGCTCGCCGCCGCCGAGCGCCTGGACGCCGACCTCCTTATGGAGGCCAAGCGCCACGGCTTCTCCGACGCCCAGATCGCCGAGATCCGCGGCCTGCGCGAGGACGTCGTGCGCGAGGTCCGGCACGCGCTCGGGGTCCGCCCGGTCTACAAGACGGTCGACACCTGCGCCGCCGAATTCGCCGCCAAGACCCCGTACTTCTACTCCTCGTACGACGAGGAGAACGAGGTCGCCAAGCGCACCAAGCCCGCGGTGATCATCCTGGGCTCCGGCCCGAACCGCATCGGCCAGGGCATCGAGTTCGACTACTCCTGCGTCCACGCCTCCTTCGCGCTCAGCGACGCGGGCTACGAGACCGTGATGGTCAACTGCAACCCTGAGACCGTCTCCACGGACTACGACACCTCGGACCGCCTCTACTTCGAGCCGCTCACGCTCGAGGACGTCCTCGAGATCGTGCACGCCGAGCAGCAGGCGGGCCCGCTCGCCGGTGTCATCGTGCAGCTCGGCGGCCAGACCCCGCTGGGTCTGTCGCAGGCGCTCAAGGACAACGGCGTTCCGGTTGTGGGCACCTCGCCCGAGGCCATCCACGCCGCCGAGGACCGCGGCGCCTTCGGCCGCGTCCTCGCCGAGGCCGGGCTGCCCGCGCCGAAGCACGGCACCGCGACCACGTTCGCCCAGGCCAAGGCCATCGCCGACGAGATCGGCTACCCCGTCCTCGTACGCCCGTCGTACGTCCTCGGCGGCCGCGGCATGGAGATCGTGTACGACGAGGCCCGCCTCGCCACGTACATCGAGGAGTCCACCGAGATCAGCCCCTCGCGGCCGGTCCTCGTCGACCGCTTCCTCGACGACGCGATCGAGATCGACGTCGACGCGCTCTACGACGGCAAGGAGCTCTACCTCGGCGGCGTCATGGAGCACATCGAGGAGGCCGGCATCCACTCCGGCGACTCGGCGTGCGCGCTGCCCCCGATCACGCTCGGTGGCTACGACATCAAGCGGCTGCGGGCCTCAACTGAAGGCATCGCCAAGGGTGTTGGCGTACGCGGACTGATCAACATCCAGTTCGCGATGGCCGGCGACATTCTGTACGTCCTTGAGGCGAACCCGCGCGCCTCGCGCACCGTCCCCTTCACCTCGAAGGCGACCGCGGTGCCGCTGGCGAAGGCCGCCGCCAGGATCTCCCTGGGTGCGACCATCGCCGAGCTGCGCGAGGAAGGCCTGCTGCCCAAGCAGGGCGACGGCGGCACGCTCCCCATGGACGCGCCGATCTCCGTCAAGGAGGCCGTCATGCCGTGGTCGCGCTTCCGCGACATCCACGGCCGCGGCGTCGACACGGTCCTCGGCCCGGAGATGCGCTCCACCGGCGAGGTCATGGGCATCGACTCGGTCTTCGGCACGGCGTACGCCAAGTCGCAGGCCGGTGCGTACGGCCCGCTGCCCACCAAGGGACGCGCGTTCATCTCGGTCGCCAACCGGGACAAGCGCTCGATGATCTTCCCGGCGCGTGAACTCGTCGCCCACGGCTTCGAGTTGATGGCCACCTCCGGTACCGCAGAGGTCCTGCGCCGCAACGGCATCAACGCCACCATCGTGCGCAAGCTCAGCGAGGGCGAAGGCCCGAACGGCGAGAAGACCATCGTCCAGCTCATCCACGACGGCGAGGTCGACCTCATCGTCAACACCCCGTACGGCACCGGCGGCCGCCTCGACGGCTACGAGATCCGTACGGCCGCCGTGGCGCGCAGCGTGCCGTGCCTGACGACGGTGCAGGCGCTCGCCGCCGCCGTCCAGGGCATCGACGCGCTCAACGGCGGTGATGTGGGCGTACGTTCCCTGCAGGAACATGCCGAGCAGCTGACCGCGGCCCGCGACTAGCAGCCCAGGAGGGGGACACCGGAAACGGTGTCCCCCTCTTCATGAGGCCTGCTGGTAGCTGCGGCAAGGCCCGACGCCCGACCGAGGACTCCTCTCATGTACAAACTCTTCTTCAACCTGGTCTTCAAGCGGATGGACCCGGAGCAGGCCCACTACCTGGCCTTCCGCTGGATCCGGCTCGCGGCCCGGACTCCCGTGCTGCGTACGTTCGTTGCCGCCGCCCTCGCGCCCCGCTACAAGGAGCTGCGCACCGAGGCGTTCGGGCTGCGCATGCACGGACCCGTGGGGCTCGCGGCCGGTTTCGACAAGAACGCGGTCGCGATCGACGGCATGACGATGCTCGGCTTCGACCACATCGAGATCGGCACCGTCACCGGCGAGGCGCAGCCCGGCAACCCCAAGAAGCGGCTCTTCCGGCTCGTCCCGGACCGTGCGCTGATCAACCGCATGGGCTTCAACAACGAGGGCTCGGCGGCGGTCGCCGAACGCCTCGCCGCCCGTCGTGAGGTCTTCAGGACGACCGTCGGCGTCAACATCGGCAAGACGAAGGTCGTGCCGGAGGAGGAAGCGGCCGGCGACTACGTGCAGTCGACCGAGCGGCTCGCCCGGCACGCCGACTACCTCGTCGTGAACGTGTCCTCCCCGAACACCCCGGGGCTCAGGAACCTGCAGGCCGTGGACCACCTGCGGCCGCTGCTCTCGGCGGTACGCGAGGCGGCCGACGCCAGTGTCGAGGGGCGCCGCGTCCCGCTGCTCGTCAAGATCGCGCCGGACCTCGCCGACGAGGACGTCGACGCGGTGGCCGACCTGGCCGTCGAACTCGGCCTGGACGGCATCATCGCCACCAACACCACGATCGGGCGCGAGGGCCTGAAGTCGGACGCCGCGCTGACCGCG
Proteins encoded in this window:
- the carB gene encoding carbamoyl-phosphate synthase large subunit; this encodes MPKRTDIQSVLVIGSGPIVIGQAAEFDYSGTQACRVLKAEGLRVILVNSNPATIMTDPEIADATYVEPITPEFVEKIIAKERPDALLPTLGGQTALNTAISMHEQGVLEKYNVELIGANVEAINKGEDRELFKGVVEEVNKKIGHGESARSYICHSMDDVLKGVEELGGYPVVVRPSFTMGGAGSGFAHDEEELRRIAGQGLTLSPTTEVLLEESILGWKEYELELMRDKNDNVVVVCSIENFDPMGVHTGDSITVAPAMTLTDREYQRLRDVGIAIIREVGVDTGGCNIQFAIDPVDGRVIVIEMNPRVSRSSALASKATGFPIAKIAAKLAVGYTLDEIPNDITEKTPASFEPTLDYVVVKAPRFAFEKFPSADSTLTTTMKSVGEAMAIGRNFTEAFQKALRSLEKKGSQFSFVGPVGDKKELLELSVRPTDGRINIVMNAIRAGATQEEIFEYTKIDPWFVDQLFLIKEVADELAAAERLDADLLMEAKRHGFSDAQIAEIRGLREDVVREVRHALGVRPVYKTVDTCAAEFAAKTPYFYSSYDEENEVAKRTKPAVIILGSGPNRIGQGIEFDYSCVHASFALSDAGYETVMVNCNPETVSTDYDTSDRLYFEPLTLEDVLEIVHAEQQAGPLAGVIVQLGGQTPLGLSQALKDNGVPVVGTSPEAIHAAEDRGAFGRVLAEAGLPAPKHGTATTFAQAKAIADEIGYPVLVRPSYVLGGRGMEIVYDEARLATYIEESTEISPSRPVLVDRFLDDAIEIDVDALYDGKELYLGGVMEHIEEAGIHSGDSACALPPITLGGYDIKRLRASTEGIAKGVGVRGLINIQFAMAGDILYVLEANPRASRTVPFTSKATAVPLAKAAARISLGATIAELREEGLLPKQGDGGTLPMDAPISVKEAVMPWSRFRDIHGRGVDTVLGPEMRSTGEVMGIDSVFGTAYAKSQAGAYGPLPTKGRAFISVANRDKRSMIFPARELVAHGFELMATSGTAEVLRRNGINATIVRKLSEGEGPNGEKTIVQLIHDGEVDLIVNTPYGTGGRLDGYEIRTAAVARSVPCLTTVQALAAAVQGIDALNGGDVGVRSLQEHAEQLTAARD
- a CDS encoding aspartate carbamoyltransferase catalytic subunit, whose protein sequence is MMRHLISAADLTRDDAVLILDTAEEMARVADRPIKKLPALRGRTVVNLFFEDSTRTRISFEAAEKRLSADVINFAAKGSSVSKGESLKDTAQTLEAMGVDAVVIRHGASGAPFRLANSGWIDAAVINAGDGTHQHPTQALLDAFTMRRRLVGRDAGLGKDLAGKRITIVGDILHGRVARSNVDLLHTLGAEVTLVAPPTLVPVGVESWPCEVSYDLDSTLPKSDAVMMLRVQRERMNAAFFPTEREYSRRYGLDGDRMAKMPEHAIVMHPGPMVRGMEITAEVADSKRCTAIEQVANGVHTRMAVLYLLLGGNEPAVTHARPIDSENK
- a CDS encoding quinone-dependent dihydroorotate dehydrogenase — protein: MYKLFFNLVFKRMDPEQAHYLAFRWIRLAARTPVLRTFVAAALAPRYKELRTEAFGLRMHGPVGLAAGFDKNAVAIDGMTMLGFDHIEIGTVTGEAQPGNPKKRLFRLVPDRALINRMGFNNEGSAAVAERLAARREVFRTTVGVNIGKTKVVPEEEAAGDYVQSTERLARHADYLVVNVSSPNTPGLRNLQAVDHLRPLLSAVREAADASVEGRRVPLLVKIAPDLADEDVDAVADLAVELGLDGIIATNTTIGREGLKSDAALTAETGGLSGAPLKERSLEVLRRLYARVGDDITLVGVGGIENAEDAWQRILAGATLVQGYSAFIYEGPFWMRAMHKGLAARLNNSPYATLAEAVGAGVSDADRKKAAA
- the carA gene encoding glutamine-hydrolyzing carbamoyl-phosphate synthase small subunit, whose amino-acid sequence is MTTSTRGSASQKKAAPAVLVLEDGRIFRGRAYGAVGETFGEAVFSTGMTGYQETLTDPSYHRQVVVMTAPHVGNTGVNDEDPESGQIWVAGYVVRDPARVPSNWRSQRSLDEELVKQGVVGISGVDTRALTRHLRERGAMRVGIFSGEKVADDASLLARVKEAPQMKGANLSAEVATKETYVVPAIGTKKFTVAAVDLGIKGMTPHRMAERGIEVHVLPATATVEDVYAVNPDGVFFSNGPGDPATADGPVSVMQGVLERKTPLFGICFGNQILGRALGFGTYKLKYGHRGINQPVQDRTTGKVEVTAHNHGFAVDAPLDKVSDTPFGRAEVSHVCLNDQVVEGLQLLDQPAFSVQYHPEAAAGPHDAAYLFDRFVDLMEAERA
- a CDS encoding PH-like domain-containing protein, yielding MSTPFSTIGTSLLVNTAAGEKSQEVTDWPARAAWGIGLVVFVVFVYWLMRQGWKWRGSLQGDLPELPAVPSEPGPAKLELSGRYHGSTTAGQWLDRIVAHGLGTRSRAELTLTDAGLAVVRPGADDFFVPAAALREARLDKGIAGKVLAEGGLLVVTWAHGDKLIDSGFRSDHAAEHAAWVEAINSMIINTETTEGAAR
- a CDS encoding dihydroorotase, yielding MSKILIRGAKVLGGEPQDVLIDGETIEAVGTGLSAEGATVVEAEGQVLLPGLVDLHTHLREPGREDSETVLTGTKAAAKGGWTAVHAMANTFPVADTAGVVEQVWRLGRESGYCDVQPIGAVTVGLEGKQLAELGAMHESAAGVMVFSDDGKCVDDAVMMRRALEYVKAFDGVVAQHAQEPRLTEGAQMNEGIVSAELGLGGWPAVAEESIIARDVLLAEHVGSRVHICHLSTAGSVEIVRWAKSRGIDVTAEVTPHHLLLTDELVRSYDPVYKVNPPLRTETDVMALREALADGTIDIVATDHAPHPHEDKDCEWAAAAMGMVGLETALSVVQHTMVDSGLLDWAGVAQRMSVNPAKIGRLEGHGRPVSAGEPANLTLVDPAYRGSVDPAGFASRSRNTPFEGRELPGRVTHTFLRGRATVIDGKLA
- the pyrR gene encoding bifunctional pyr operon transcriptional regulator/uracil phosphoribosyltransferase PyrR — encoded protein: MDASAAESGVARPVLEAPDIARVLTRIAHEIVERAKGADDVVLLGIPTRGVFLGRRLAAKLEEITGRKIPVGSLDITMYRDDLRMHPPRALARTDIPGEGIDGRLVVLVDDVLFSGRTIRAALDALNDIGRPRAVQLAVLVDRGHRELPIRADYVGKNLPTSLRETVKVQLAEEDGRDTVLLGDKPTAPAGEQ